Genomic DNA from Thermococcus eurythermalis:
AAATTCTAAATCAACCACCGAAGAATTCACCCAGACAGAGATTTCAACATCAGAGGGAGCAATACCGAGGAACTTACAAAGCTGAACATAGCCCTCGGGAACGTCCATAATAAACCTATCACCGTAAAGAGCAGAGGAAGAGCTAACACGCTCAAGTAACTTTTGGGAAGTCTTGAGAAGACGGTCCCGCTCAAGCTCAAGAGCGGAACGCTCTTCATCAGTAAGGTCCCTACGCTCAAGCCTATGCCTAATCCAAAACAACCGCTTCTTGAGTTTATACAAATCAACTTTGACCCGACCCTGAGACTCAAACTTTAAGCGCTCAAGCCGTCCGATGACTGACCGATAATAAGTGTAAGCCTCAAGTGGAATCCTAATGGTAGGACCTCTCCCCGATTGCTCACCCTCATTGGTTGTGGATATATCAAGATAAACGCCGAGCGACCTTTGGGTTGAGCCAGTGGTCTGAGCGGGGGAGGGTGAGCAACTCGGTGAGCTACCCGCAACATCAGAACAAGACCCCGATGACAGCAAAGGATTTATATGAGCATCACTTAATTTCATACGCGAATCCCCTCCTGTTGGGATTCTAAGAAGGGGAGGCATCGGTACCACGTCCCGCTCGGTTGCCTCCCCTTCTATTATCGTCAGCACCTGATTCTTCATCAGCCAAGGTGTAAAGACCGCGACCAACTTTCTTGAGCTTACCCTCTTCGGCCAGCTTCTTAACAACGACAAATACAGTGTTGTAAGGAATATTGAGATTAAGAGATAGAGCTTTGAGGGAGGTAACTTCACCAGGGTGTTCACGGAACCACTGAAGGATTTCTGATGGTCTCCTGGTCGGCTTTGGCATCGGTACCACGTCCCGCAAATAGTAGTGAGAATCAAATCGTATTTATACTTTTCCCTTACCTCACGTCGGGAACCCAAGCTTCGAAAGGGATTTTTCCAAGAGTCGAAGGCCAAGTTCTGGATTCCACACGATGAGATTCTGGGACTTCTTGAGTGCCCTAA
This window encodes:
- a CDS encoding type IV toxin-antitoxin system AbiEi family antitoxin domain-containing protein; its protein translation is MPKPTRRPSEILQWFREHPGEVTSLKALSLNLNIPYNTVFVVVKKLAEEGKLKKVGRGLYTLADEESGADDNRRGGNRAGRGTDASPS